GCGGATGGAGGCTTGCGGCAAAAGTTTTTTGATTCGTCGCCGCGCCGCTCATTTTACTGGGGTAAACTTGACGGAGTGGTCTCGTCTGAGTTCTCCTGTTACGTTCGAACCGCTGTGAGACAGCGACTCACCTTTTTCTGATCCCTTGAACTCCTAAAGGCGTGCCCCCCGCTCATGGCGGGGTTGCTGGTTTTTTATGTCCATGCCCCATTCGGATCCTCCTTCGGCATCAAGTTCAGGCGATTTAACGCCGGTGCCATCGAATTCGGGCATGGTGGATCCTCCCCAGCCGCCACCGGTGCCACTACCGCCGCCGCAACAGGGACATCCGGCATCAGCCACACCGGCGCCGCGAACTGCTGGACCGCGTCAGCCACCTCCACCTCCACCTCCACATCCTCCACCTCCACGGGCGACGTTGCCGCCGGTTGCAGCTCCCACGGCGATGCCGGGAGGGACACAGAAGAAGCGTCCGGCCACGCCAGAGAGCTCTCGCCGGGCGGCGCAGTCGATCGACAATAGTCAGCGTTCGCGGTGGCGGGGAGAAGTGCCGAAGGAGCCGCCTGCCCGCACGGGGGAGAAGCATCTTGCGGGGCGGCCAGCGGAGCGTACCGACGAGGACAGCGAGGACGACGAATTGCTCACGCCGGTCCGCAAGTCGATTCCGGCTTGGTTGGTGAGCATGATCATTCACATCGCGTTGTTATTAGCCCTCGCCCTGTGGACGTTGCCGGTCAGTGACGGCATTCGCACGTTAGTGCTGGAGTTTGGAGAGGCTGCCGAGACCGAATCCGTGGATCTGAAGGAGTACTCGCTCGAGAGTTCCAATTCAGATGTGATTCAGGAAAACACGGAGCAGGAGACCGAGGAGCCTGTTGATCTCGACGTTGAATCGCTCATCGAAGCGATCGAGATCGCCGAGCCCACCGAGATGATACCGGTCGAACCCGGCGAGACATCGATGGAAATTGAGATCAAACCGATGTTTGGTGGGCGTCGGGGAGCCATGAAGGCGGCATTGTTGGCGATGGACGGAAGCCCGGCGACCGCCAATGCTGTCGAACTGGGCCTGAAATGGCTGGCCCGCCAACAGCGGAAAGATGGTTCATGGAGCCTCCGCGGACCGTATGACGATGGTTCGTACCAAGAAAACACGACCGCTGCGACCGCCATGGCGATGCTCGCGTTTCAGGGTGATGGCAACACGCATCGGGAAGGCCCGTACGCGCAAACTGTGGAGAGGGGCCTGAAGTATTTGTTGAACAAACAGTCGAAACGCGATGGTTTTTTTGCTGCCGGTGAGCCCGATCGCCAGCAATCCTACGCTCACGCGCAAGCCACGATCGCCCTGTGTGAGCTATACGGCATGACGCAGGATTCGTTGCTGCGTCAGGCCGCCGAAGCGGCGGTGCAGTTTTCCGTGCGCGCTCAGTCGCAGTCCGGTGGGTGGCGATACCAACCGCGCAGCGACTCGGATCTGTCAGTGACGGGATGGTACGTGATGGCTCTCGTCAGTGCTCAATCGGCAGGGATTCATGTCGAGCATTCGACCTTGGCGGCGATCCAGGCCTATCTCGACCGGGTCTCTGTCGAGGATGGCGCGGGCTATTGTTACCAAGAGGGACGGCCGGCGAGTCAGACGATGACGGCTGAAGGCTTGCTGTGCCGCCAATATTTAGGATGGTCACGCGAACGTGAGCCGATGGCGATCGGCCTTAACACGCTGGTTCAAGATTGGCCAATCAACCGCGATGCGATGAATGTCTATTACTGGTACTACGGCACGCAGGCGATGCATCACTTCGGCGGTTCCGGCTGGACGATTTGGAATAACAATATGAAACAGGTGTTGCCGGCGATGCAGGTCAAGCGTGGCAATGAGGCGGGAAGTTGGTCGCCGCAAGCGGATGAATATGGCAACGCGTCGGGACGACTCTACACGACTTGTTTCTGTATCTATTGCCTGGAAGTTTATTATCGCCACCTGCCGCTGTACAAAATGGGGGCGGAGTGAGAGCAGGGGAGTGAGAACAGCGGATAGGGGGAGCAGGAGGACGCTGGCCGGTTGGTGTCAGGAGGCGGTTGTTGCGAGAAGCCAGTCGACAGCCGCTTGGACTTCACCTCGATGTTGTTCTTCGATCGCCCCACTATGACCGAGCTCGGCGAGCATGACGACGCGGTGCGCTCCGCGGTAGGCTTCGTGGATGCC
This genomic window from Allorhodopirellula heiligendammensis contains:
- a CDS encoding prenyltransferase/squalene oxidase repeat-containing protein, whose translation is MVDPPQPPPVPLPPPQQGHPASATPAPRTAGPRQPPPPPPPHPPPPRATLPPVAAPTAMPGGTQKKRPATPESSRRAAQSIDNSQRSRWRGEVPKEPPARTGEKHLAGRPAERTDEDSEDDELLTPVRKSIPAWLVSMIIHIALLLALALWTLPVSDGIRTLVLEFGEAAETESVDLKEYSLESSNSDVIQENTEQETEEPVDLDVESLIEAIEIAEPTEMIPVEPGETSMEIEIKPMFGGRRGAMKAALLAMDGSPATANAVELGLKWLARQQRKDGSWSLRGPYDDGSYQENTTAATAMAMLAFQGDGNTHREGPYAQTVERGLKYLLNKQSKRDGFFAAGEPDRQQSYAHAQATIALCELYGMTQDSLLRQAAEAAVQFSVRAQSQSGGWRYQPRSDSDLSVTGWYVMALVSAQSAGIHVEHSTLAAIQAYLDRVSVEDGAGYCYQEGRPASQTMTAEGLLCRQYLGWSREREPMAIGLNTLVQDWPINRDAMNVYYWYYGTQAMHHFGGSGWTIWNNNMKQVLPAMQVKRGNEAGSWSPQADEYGNASGRLYTTCFCIYCLEVYYRHLPLYKMGAE